From one Cupriavidus sp. P-10 genomic stretch:
- a CDS encoding CaiB/BaiF CoA transferase family protein yields the protein MSAHGGAAGALDGLLVLDLTQMLAGPYCSMMLADQGARVIKIEPPGGDQTRRNGPHLEGALPMESGGFGGYFGSINRNKESLVLDLKQAAGRETLLRLVRSADVLVENYRAGVMERFGLGYERLAEENPRLVYAALRGFGDPRSGASTYAGWPAYDPVAQAMGGIMGITGPQRGGAPTKIGPGVGDIVPAMFLAYGIAAACWHAQRTGRGQFVDVAMVDAVLAVCERMVFQYSATAQPPGPEGNGHPLLCPFGLFPASDGFISLGVPNDRFWKLLVDRMGHPPWADDPRFATNALRVQYREEVEQGVGAWTMRYTKRALAEMLGGDVPFGPVFDAADIFNDPHFRVRGMLVEAEQPGAPRKLTIAGSPVRMSATPGGVRRRAPMTGEHTDRTLADLGFDRREIAALRAGGVVQ from the coding sequence ATGAGCGCGCATGGCGGCGCCGCCGGCGCGCTGGACGGCTTGCTGGTGCTCGACCTGACGCAGATGCTGGCCGGCCCGTACTGCTCGATGATGCTCGCCGACCAGGGGGCGCGCGTGATCAAGATCGAGCCGCCCGGCGGTGACCAGACGCGGCGCAACGGTCCGCACCTGGAGGGCGCATTGCCGATGGAATCGGGTGGCTTTGGCGGCTATTTCGGCTCCATCAACCGCAACAAGGAATCGCTGGTGCTCGACCTGAAGCAGGCCGCGGGCCGCGAGACCTTGCTGCGACTGGTGCGCAGTGCGGACGTGCTGGTGGAGAACTACCGGGCCGGGGTGATGGAGCGCTTCGGGCTGGGATACGAGCGGCTCGCCGAAGAAAACCCCAGGCTGGTCTACGCAGCATTGCGCGGCTTCGGCGACCCACGCAGCGGCGCAAGCACCTATGCCGGCTGGCCCGCCTACGACCCCGTCGCGCAGGCGATGGGCGGCATCATGGGGATCACCGGCCCGCAGCGCGGCGGGGCGCCGACCAAGATCGGGCCGGGGGTCGGCGATATCGTGCCGGCAATGTTCCTGGCCTACGGCATCGCCGCGGCCTGCTGGCATGCCCAGCGCACCGGGCGTGGCCAGTTCGTTGACGTGGCCATGGTCGATGCCGTGCTGGCAGTATGCGAGCGCATGGTGTTCCAGTACAGCGCCACGGCGCAGCCGCCGGGGCCGGAGGGCAATGGCCATCCGCTGCTTTGCCCGTTTGGCCTGTTCCCGGCGAGCGATGGCTTTATCAGCCTGGGCGTGCCGAACGACCGATTCTGGAAGCTGCTGGTAGACCGGATGGGCCATCCGCCATGGGCGGATGATCCGCGCTTCGCCACCAACGCACTGCGCGTGCAGTACCGGGAGGAGGTGGAGCAGGGGGTCGGCGCCTGGACCATGCGCTACACCAAGCGGGCGCTCGCGGAGATGCTTGGCGGGGACGTGCCATTCGGTCCGGTATTCGATGCCGCCGACATTTTCAACGATCCGCATTTCCGCGTCCGCGGGATGCTGGTCGAGGCCGAGCAGCCCGGCGCCCCGCGCAAGCTGACCATTGCCGGCAGCCCGGTACGCATGAGCGCCACCCCCGGCGGCGTACGCCGCCGCGCCCCGATGACAGGCGAGCACACCGACCGCACCCTCGCCGACCTCGGCTTCGATCGCCGCGAAATCGCCGCGCTGCGCGCCGGTGGCGTAGTGCAGTAG
- a CDS encoding acyl-CoA dehydrogenase family protein, producing MSADGLGYMTEARRMIRDAAREFTMKEVLPVANALDGPDAEIPMSLRDKMAEMGYFGITIPEAYGGMGLGIFEYCLICEQLSRGWMSVASIVARAQGGWIMKSMPEDMRREYLPRVVRGEFLNASALSEPDTGSDLASISCRAVPDGDDWVLTGNKYWCTFADGADYLIVFARTSPPPAPDKRWEGISCFMIEKPRGSFPAGMTGSPIPKIGYFGWKTFELALDGVRVPKRNLMGPEGKAFLLMTKGLEGARAHTAARAIGLAQGALEDAIAYSLERRQFGMPIAEYQAIRFKIATMATEIEAARQLLYFVCSEIDSERRCDKEASMVKYFASEMAERVTSSALQIFGGAGYTRLFPVERYWRDARLTKIFEGTSEIQQRIIATSLLGKSEVEGMIASRAFDKQSGPAREAA from the coding sequence ATGTCAGCAGACGGTCTGGGGTACATGACGGAAGCGCGTCGCATGATCCGCGATGCGGCGCGCGAGTTCACGATGAAAGAGGTGCTGCCGGTCGCTAACGCGCTGGATGGTCCGGATGCGGAAATCCCGATGTCGCTGCGCGACAAGATGGCCGAGATGGGGTACTTCGGCATCACCATCCCCGAGGCGTACGGCGGCATGGGCCTTGGCATCTTCGAGTACTGCCTGATCTGCGAGCAGCTCTCGCGCGGCTGGATGTCGGTGGCATCGATCGTCGCCCGCGCACAGGGCGGCTGGATCATGAAATCGATGCCTGAGGACATGCGCCGGGAATACCTGCCCCGCGTGGTGCGCGGCGAATTCCTCAACGCCAGTGCCTTGTCCGAGCCCGACACGGGCTCCGACCTGGCCTCGATCTCCTGCCGCGCCGTGCCTGACGGCGATGACTGGGTGCTGACCGGCAACAAGTACTGGTGCACCTTTGCCGATGGCGCGGACTACCTGATCGTGTTCGCCCGGACCTCGCCGCCGCCCGCGCCGGACAAGCGCTGGGAGGGCATCTCGTGCTTCATGATCGAGAAGCCGCGCGGCAGCTTTCCGGCCGGCATGACCGGTTCGCCCATTCCCAAGATCGGCTACTTTGGCTGGAAGACCTTCGAACTGGCACTGGACGGCGTGCGGGTGCCGAAGCGCAACCTGATGGGGCCGGAGGGCAAGGCCTTCCTGCTGATGACCAAGGGGCTGGAAGGCGCGCGTGCGCATACTGCGGCCCGGGCCATCGGCCTGGCGCAGGGCGCGCTCGAAGATGCGATCGCCTATTCGCTGGAGCGCCGCCAGTTCGGCATGCCGATCGCCGAATACCAGGCGATCCGCTTCAAGATCGCCACCATGGCCACCGAGATCGAAGCCGCGCGCCAGTTGCTCTATTTCGTCTGCAGCGAGATCGACAGCGAGCGCCGCTGTGACAAGGAGGCGTCGATGGTGAAGTACTTCGCTTCCGAAATGGCCGAGCGGGTGACATCGTCCGCGCTGCAGATCTTCGGCGGCGCCGGCTATACCAGGCTGTTCCCGGTGGAGCGCTACTGGCGCGATGCGCGGCTGACCAAGATCTTCGAGGGCACCTCGGAGATCCAGCAACGCATCATCGCGACCAGCCTGCTCGGCAAGTCCGAGGTGGAGGGCATGATCGCCAGCCGCGCATTCGACAAGCAATCCGGCCCGGCAAGGGAGGCAGCATGA
- a CDS encoding MaoC family dehydratase, with the protein MKYSALTSPDGYFEHFEPGMLIRHARGKTVTEMDNVMLTNMVMNTAEGHFNEDVMRRASGGIFAQRVVFGGINLSMVLGLAAQDTAEHCLRELGLDKIRLSHPVFHGDTLYAFTEVLGREDAGRDDAGIVRFRHYGVNQDDKLCVQAERTALIKRKSHWGDQ; encoded by the coding sequence ATGAAATATTCCGCACTCACCAGCCCGGACGGCTACTTCGAGCACTTCGAGCCCGGCATGCTGATCCGCCACGCACGCGGCAAGACCGTGACGGAGATGGACAACGTCATGCTGACCAATATGGTCATGAACACCGCCGAGGGCCATTTCAACGAAGACGTCATGCGGCGTGCATCCGGCGGCATCTTCGCGCAGCGCGTGGTATTCGGCGGGATCAACCTGTCGATGGTGCTCGGCCTGGCGGCACAGGATACGGCCGAGCACTGCCTGCGCGAACTCGGGCTCGACAAGATCCGCCTGTCGCATCCCGTGTTCCACGGCGACACGCTCTATGCCTTTACGGAAGTGCTCGGCAGGGAGGATGCCGGGCGCGACGATGCCGGCATCGTGCGCTTCCGCCACTACGGCGTGAACCAGGACGACAAGCTTTGTGTCCAGGCCGAACGCACCGCGCTGATCAAGCGCAAGAGCCACTGGGGCGATCAATGA
- a CDS encoding Bug family tripartite tricarboxylate transporter substrate binding protein, whose translation MDQDRRRALWQIGIGIAAGPFAPLGLGTAFAQDSAYPSRPVRVVLPYAAGGSSDVAFRVLADGLSKAWGKPVIVDNRPGAGGMIGADVVAKSAPDGYTLLATLTNLVQAPVLFGKSPYNAEKDFVPIAELATLNLVWVVQKDLPVRDIKGLIEYAKKQGRPLPYGTYAVGGTGHLLMETFGREHKLPLVHVPYKGEAPLVNDLLGGQVQVGVIGPGNARQHTGRLRAIAVSGVSRPPQLPDVPTFKEQGFGGMERQGWFGLFAPAGTSAAIVEKVSADVNRLMVPATRARVAETGYVLTGGTPAAFASTVKADDKFWREAIRASNISLE comes from the coding sequence ATGGATCAGGACAGGCGCCGCGCGTTGTGGCAGATCGGTATTGGCATTGCCGCAGGTCCTTTCGCTCCGCTCGGGCTGGGCACCGCCTTCGCGCAGGACAGTGCCTATCCGTCGCGGCCAGTCCGCGTCGTCTTGCCCTATGCGGCTGGCGGCTCCAGTGACGTGGCGTTCCGCGTGCTGGCCGATGGCCTGTCGAAGGCCTGGGGCAAGCCGGTGATCGTGGACAACCGCCCCGGTGCCGGCGGCATGATCGGTGCGGATGTGGTCGCCAAGTCGGCGCCTGACGGGTACACCCTGCTAGCCACGCTGACCAACCTGGTGCAGGCGCCGGTGCTGTTCGGCAAGTCTCCCTACAACGCCGAGAAAGACTTCGTTCCCATCGCGGAACTCGCGACCCTGAACCTGGTGTGGGTGGTGCAGAAAGACCTGCCGGTGCGGGATATCAAGGGCCTCATCGAGTACGCGAAGAAGCAGGGTCGGCCGCTGCCCTACGGCACCTATGCCGTGGGCGGCACCGGACATCTGCTGATGGAAACCTTCGGCCGCGAGCACAAGCTGCCGCTGGTACACGTGCCCTATAAGGGCGAGGCGCCGCTGGTCAATGACCTGCTCGGCGGGCAGGTACAGGTCGGGGTGATCGGGCCGGGCAATGCCAGGCAGCACACTGGCAGGCTGCGCGCCATTGCTGTCAGCGGCGTCAGTCGTCCTCCGCAATTGCCTGACGTGCCGACGTTCAAGGAGCAAGGCTTTGGCGGCATGGAGCGCCAGGGCTGGTTCGGCCTGTTCGCGCCCGCCGGCACGTCTGCGGCCATCGTCGAGAAGGTCAGTGCCGACGTGAACCGGCTGATGGTCCCCGCCACGCGGGCGCGCGTAGCGGAAACCGGTTACGTTCTCACCGGTGGCACGCCGGCGGCGTTCGCCAGCACGGTGAAGGCCGACGACAAGTTCTGGCGGGAAGCGATCAGGGCGTCGAACATCAGCCTTGAGTGA
- a CDS encoding hybrid sensor histidine kinase/response regulator, with product MTMDPQSTPRTAQPLSLPLPPHILVVDDNPVTRYSTVRVLNGAGFRITEAECGLDALRLAMTPGISVVVLDINLPDIDGIQVCERLRADPDTATLPVVHLSATYVQDYDKARGLNAGATAYLVHPAEPEVLIATVSALARASAAERSLRESEARLRAIYQQAASGICVLDANGQLVDVNPAMLTLLRRPATDLVGQPVTALAPPEFAPRAAEATVAAHQGWQGSFPLLDAEGAPVHLDWSISSATPSGDRVAVVTDATERIRLEHQQEQLIEREQAARAGVERLNRMKDEFIAILSHELRNPLNVISVWTHVLGRHVSNEEGRRGLAAVERNVAIQQRLVADLVDVSLLNVGKMKLEREMANPATVIRAALDSMQLMAGEKQLSLEADIAPDLVPAAWIDPARFQQILWNLISNAIKSSPEGATVRVSAKSDADTLSLSVVDAGRGIDPEFLPFLFDRFTQSEGANRRGHGGLGLGLAIVKRIAEMHGGTVQACSEGTGRGATFEITIPLLAPTAEPDDDEATGGASHGAPETPTRLDGLDIVLVEDDSDAAAALSTILAGFGAHVRTARDGDDALAQLANAMPDLIISDIGLPGRDGNELVREVRAQEVVASRARVPAIALTAFTRQQDRRLAIESGFDAVCAKPLRLQELISAIEMALPGGKYG from the coding sequence ATGACCATGGATCCCCAATCCACACCTCGGACAGCGCAGCCCTTATCGTTGCCCTTGCCGCCCCACATACTGGTCGTCGACGACAACCCGGTGACCCGCTATTCGACCGTGCGCGTGCTCAATGGCGCCGGGTTCCGCATCACCGAGGCCGAATGCGGGCTGGACGCGCTGCGCCTGGCGATGACCCCCGGCATTTCGGTCGTCGTGCTCGATATCAACCTGCCCGATATCGACGGAATCCAGGTGTGCGAGCGGTTGCGCGCCGACCCCGATACCGCGACGCTGCCGGTGGTCCACCTGTCCGCTACTTACGTCCAGGACTACGACAAGGCGCGCGGGCTCAATGCCGGGGCCACGGCGTACCTGGTCCATCCCGCCGAGCCGGAGGTGCTGATTGCCACGGTCTCGGCGCTGGCGCGCGCCAGCGCGGCGGAGCGCTCGTTGCGCGAGAGCGAGGCGCGCCTGCGCGCGATCTACCAGCAGGCCGCCAGCGGCATCTGCGTGCTGGATGCGAACGGGCAACTGGTTGACGTCAATCCCGCCATGCTGACACTGCTGCGGCGGCCGGCCACGGACCTGGTCGGGCAGCCGGTGACCGCGCTGGCGCCCCCGGAATTCGCCCCGCGCGCGGCCGAGGCCACGGTTGCCGCGCACCAGGGATGGCAGGGATCGTTCCCGCTGCTTGACGCGGAGGGCGCGCCGGTCCACCTCGACTGGAGCATTTCCTCCGCCACGCCATCGGGCGACCGGGTCGCGGTCGTGACGGACGCGACCGAACGGATCCGCCTCGAACACCAGCAGGAGCAGCTGATCGAACGCGAACAGGCAGCGCGTGCCGGCGTCGAACGCCTGAACCGCATGAAGGACGAGTTCATCGCCATCCTGTCGCACGAACTGCGCAACCCGCTCAATGTGATCTCGGTCTGGACCCACGTGCTGGGCCGCCACGTGAGCAACGAGGAAGGGCGCCGCGGGCTGGCCGCGGTCGAACGCAATGTCGCCATCCAGCAGCGGCTGGTGGCCGACCTGGTCGACGTGTCGCTGCTCAACGTCGGCAAGATGAAGCTGGAGCGCGAGATGGCCAACCCGGCCACCGTCATCCGCGCCGCACTCGACAGCATGCAGCTGATGGCAGGCGAGAAGCAGCTGTCGCTGGAGGCGGACATTGCGCCTGACCTGGTGCCGGCCGCATGGATCGATCCGGCACGCTTCCAGCAGATCCTGTGGAACCTTATCTCCAACGCGATCAAGTCCTCGCCTGAAGGCGCCACCGTCCGCGTGAGCGCGAAGTCCGATGCGGACACGTTGAGCTTGTCCGTGGTCGACGCCGGCCGTGGCATCGATCCGGAGTTCCTGCCCTTCCTGTTCGACCGCTTCACCCAGAGCGAAGGCGCGAACCGGCGCGGGCATGGCGGCCTGGGCCTCGGGCTGGCCATCGTCAAGCGCATTGCCGAGATGCACGGTGGCACAGTCCAGGCCTGCAGCGAAGGAACAGGCCGCGGCGCCACGTTCGAGATCACCATTCCGCTACTGGCGCCCACCGCCGAGCCGGACGATGACGAAGCCACTGGCGGCGCCAGCCATGGTGCACCGGAGACACCGACGCGGCTGGACGGCCTGGATATCGTGCTGGTGGAAGACGACAGCGATGCGGCGGCGGCCCTGAGCACCATCCTGGCCGGCTTCGGCGCCCATGTCCGCACCGCCCGCGACGGCGACGACGCGCTGGCCCAGCTGGCCAACGCCATGCCGGACCTGATCATCAGCGATATCGGCTTGCCCGGGCGGGACGGCAATGAACTGGTCCGCGAAGTGCGCGCGCAGGAGGTGGTCGCATCCCGCGCCCGCGTGCCGGCCATCGCCCTGACCGCCTTCACGCGCCAGCAAGACCGGCGGCTGGCGATAGAATCCGGCTTCGATGCGGTCTGCGCAAAGCCGCTGCGCTTGCAGGAACTGATCAGCGCGATCGAGATGGCGCTGCCCGGCGGCAAGTACGGGTAG
- a CDS encoding MmgE/PrpD family protein has translation METDNIIENAAGSGGFTHALAHWVSTVDDAGIGAPAFAWARHAMLDWIAVTIAAAHEPLVEMLAAEYASGSRDLPCALLGSRLRAEAAQAALINGAAGHALDFDDVASAMHGHPTVPVAPAALAMAQATGASGRDLLRALILGHEAESRIGEVVGAEQYRLGLHPTGTTGTLGAAAACARLGGLDPSATAHALGLAATQAAGLKCMFGTMAKPLHAGKAAMNGVMAARLAARGFTANPRAIECEQGFGRTQAPAAPAFPQTFERRQGLAIERTLFKFHASCYLTHSTIEAVAAACREQRIDLDALEAMTIFVSGPHRGVCDIASPQTGLEIKFSIQHLAALAMDGAPTASLALYSTETALAPRFVKARQRIALEVVPGADRNAATVEIMTRDGRTLRAQANVAVPATDLAMQWRRLVEKAQAIVVPRIGVARFSKLVSVVDALDRLPSVEPLFEAIQ, from the coding sequence GTGGAAACCGACAACATTATCGAAAATGCGGCGGGCAGCGGCGGCTTTACCCACGCGCTGGCCCACTGGGTCAGCACGGTCGACGATGCCGGCATCGGCGCGCCGGCGTTCGCCTGGGCAAGGCATGCCATGCTCGACTGGATCGCGGTCACCATCGCCGCGGCGCACGAGCCCTTGGTGGAAATGCTCGCGGCCGAGTATGCCAGCGGCTCGCGTGATCTGCCTTGCGCCCTGCTGGGCAGCCGGCTGCGCGCGGAGGCTGCACAGGCCGCGCTGATCAATGGTGCCGCCGGACATGCGCTGGATTTTGACGACGTCGCCTCGGCCATGCATGGCCATCCGACCGTGCCGGTTGCGCCTGCCGCTTTGGCGATGGCCCAGGCAACCGGCGCCAGCGGCAGGGACCTGCTGCGCGCGCTGATCCTGGGGCACGAAGCGGAAAGCCGGATCGGCGAAGTCGTGGGCGCGGAGCAATACCGCCTTGGCCTGCATCCGACCGGCACCACCGGCACGCTTGGCGCGGCCGCCGCATGCGCACGGCTCGGTGGCCTGGATCCAAGCGCCACCGCGCATGCGCTCGGCCTGGCCGCGACCCAGGCGGCGGGACTCAAATGCATGTTCGGCACCATGGCCAAGCCGCTGCACGCCGGCAAGGCGGCCATGAATGGCGTCATGGCCGCCCGATTGGCGGCGCGCGGGTTCACCGCCAACCCCCGCGCCATCGAATGCGAGCAGGGCTTCGGCCGCACCCAGGCACCAGCAGCACCAGCTTTCCCGCAGACGTTTGAGCGACGGCAGGGCCTGGCCATCGAACGCACCCTGTTCAAGTTCCACGCATCCTGCTACCTCACGCACTCCACCATCGAGGCGGTCGCGGCGGCCTGCCGTGAGCAACGGATCGACCTCGATGCCCTGGAGGCCATGACCATCTTCGTGTCCGGTCCGCACCGCGGTGTCTGCGATATCGCCAGCCCGCAGACCGGCCTCGAGATCAAGTTCTCCATCCAGCATCTTGCGGCGCTGGCGATGGACGGCGCGCCCACCGCATCGCTCGCGTTGTATTCAACCGAGACAGCGCTCGCGCCGCGCTTTGTCAAGGCACGGCAGCGGATCGCGCTGGAAGTGGTGCCGGGAGCGGACCGCAATGCCGCCACCGTGGAGATCATGACCCGCGATGGCCGGACGCTGCGCGCGCAGGCCAATGTCGCGGTGCCCGCCACGGACCTGGCCATGCAATGGCGGCGCCTGGTCGAGAAGGCGCAAGCCATCGTCGTGCCACGGATCGGCGTGGCCAGGTTCTCGAAGCTGGTGTCGGTGGTCGACGCGCTGGACCGGCTTCCTTCCGTTGAACCCCTGTTTGAGGCAATCCAATGA
- a CDS encoding IclR family transcriptional regulator — MDSGMVKSANRVFDLLELFERVRRPLRVGEIAERLGIPQSSVSMLLRTMVGRGYMEFDAQNRSYCPSVRVAFLCGWTTRKQGPGASVHDAMRRLSSETGETVLLGRQSGNMLQYLSVIESSHALRLSVSSGTIRPMHRTAIGIMLMSRMDDEEIGRLLRRYNAEAAPGEQPARPAEVMRAVEQARRHGYYESASLATPGAGVIATLVATPIRGQWLGIGTGGPVARLHARRKKLLAAVLAVANDC; from the coding sequence ATGGACAGCGGGATGGTCAAGTCCGCCAATCGTGTATTCGATCTGCTCGAATTGTTCGAGCGCGTGCGCCGGCCATTGCGCGTCGGCGAGATCGCCGAGCGCCTCGGCATCCCGCAATCCAGCGTCTCGATGCTGCTGCGAACCATGGTGGGGCGCGGCTACATGGAGTTCGACGCGCAGAACCGGAGCTATTGCCCCTCGGTGCGGGTCGCGTTCCTGTGCGGCTGGACCACCCGCAAGCAGGGTCCCGGCGCCTCGGTCCATGATGCGATGCGCAGACTGTCGAGTGAAACCGGCGAGACGGTGCTGCTCGGCCGGCAAAGCGGCAACATGCTGCAGTACCTATCCGTCATCGAATCCAGCCACGCGCTGCGCTTGTCGGTGTCGTCCGGCACGATCCGCCCGATGCACCGCACCGCGATCGGCATCATGCTGATGAGCCGGATGGACGACGAAGAGATCGGCCGCCTGCTGCGCCGCTACAACGCCGAGGCAGCGCCCGGCGAGCAGCCGGCACGGCCCGCCGAGGTCATGCGCGCCGTGGAGCAGGCGCGCCGCCACGGCTACTACGAGTCGGCAAGCCTGGCCACGCCGGGCGCGGGCGTGATCGCCACGCTGGTGGCAACGCCAATACGCGGGCAATGGCTCGGCATTGGTACCGGTGGCCCGGTTGCGCGGCTGCATGCACGTCGCAAGAAGCTGCTGGCCGCCGTGCTCGCCGTCGCCAACGACTGCTAG
- a CDS encoding MaoC family dehydratase gives MTSNETAVDPVVARLKASATLRSRGNRYEDFEPGRRFDHHWGRTVTAADNTMFSVLTLHYNPQYTNEAMAQANGHPGVPVNPLLVFNTVFGLSVEDLSEGGGPFLGVDELAYVRPVYPGETLYARSVVVSRRPASNRPGYGIVTWHTHGTNQRGEAVIEFKRSNLVRMRG, from the coding sequence ATGACATCCAACGAGACTGCTGTCGACCCCGTCGTCGCCCGCCTGAAAGCCAGCGCGACACTGCGCAGCCGCGGCAACCGCTACGAGGACTTCGAGCCCGGCCGCCGCTTCGACCACCACTGGGGCCGCACCGTCACCGCGGCGGACAACACCATGTTCTCGGTGCTGACGCTGCACTACAACCCGCAGTACACCAATGAGGCGATGGCGCAGGCGAACGGACATCCGGGCGTACCGGTCAACCCGCTGCTGGTGTTCAACACCGTGTTCGGGCTGTCGGTCGAAGACTTGTCCGAGGGGGGCGGTCCTTTCCTCGGCGTCGATGAACTGGCCTACGTCAGGCCGGTCTATCCCGGCGAAACGCTCTATGCCCGCTCCGTGGTGGTATCGCGCCGGCCCGCGAGCAACCGGCCAGGCTACGGCATCGTGACCTGGCATACGCATGGCACCAACCAGCGGGGCGAAGCGGTCATCGAGTTCAAGCGTTCGAATCTGGTCAGGATGAGGGGGTAA